One window of Candidatus Methylacidiphilales bacterium genomic DNA carries:
- the sufC gene encoding Fe-S cluster assembly ATPase SufC — translation MNTLEIRNLHARIEDREILQGLSLTLPQGEVHALMGPNGSGKSTLAKVMAGHPDYQVTEGEVLLNGENILEMEPDARARKGLFLAFQYPSEIPGVSIANFIRAALQARLPEGQEIDAVEYYKKLYAKMAMLEMDKSFTSRPVNDGFSGGEKKRNEILQMAMLEPTYAVLDETDSGLDIDALRIVSEGVNKLRGPALGALVITHYQRLLNYIVPDVVHVMVQGRVVRTGGRELALTLEEKGYDWIIKESAQPASA, via the coding sequence ATGAATACGCTTGAAATCCGCAACCTCCACGCCCGCATAGAAGACCGGGAGATTCTTCAAGGTCTCTCTTTGACCCTTCCGCAGGGCGAGGTTCATGCGTTGATGGGCCCCAATGGCTCGGGCAAAAGCACCTTGGCCAAGGTCATGGCCGGTCACCCGGACTACCAGGTCACCGAGGGCGAGGTCCTGCTCAACGGGGAAAACATCCTCGAAATGGAACCCGACGCACGGGCCCGCAAGGGGCTCTTCCTCGCCTTCCAATACCCCAGCGAAATCCCCGGAGTCAGCATCGCCAACTTCATCCGCGCCGCGCTCCAAGCCCGCCTGCCCGAAGGCCAGGAAATCGACGCCGTCGAATACTACAAAAAGCTTTATGCCAAGATGGCCATGCTCGAGATGGACAAGTCCTTCACCAGCCGCCCGGTCAATGACGGTTTTTCCGGCGGTGAAAAGAAGCGCAACGAAATTCTCCAAATGGCCATGCTCGAACCCACTTACGCGGTCCTCGACGAAACCGACAGCGGTCTCGACATTGATGCCCTTCGCATTGTCTCCGAAGGGGTGAATAAATTGCGCGGACCCGCCCTCGGCGCCCTCGTCATCACCCACTACCAACGCCTCCTCAATTACATCGTGCCCGACGTGGTCCATGTCATGGTCCAAGGACGCGTCGTCCGGACGGGGGGACGCGAACTGGCCCTGACATTGGAAGAAAAAGG
- a CDS encoding BsuPI-related putative proteinase inhibitor, with protein sequence MRIFTALILAACLVPAAQAVDVNPQRRTIPDNFINPPGKRYSIFAGDPARVQRANEINLKDFSTQVQIEPASLSLSNPVNAQGQAVTGFKVTFKVQNNGKKKSYPLSFPDAQRYDLAVSGPDDSLVWLWSEDKIFTQEADSLFINAGESITYTETIPVESLKSKAKPGTYKVVVILSNYPELKDSKEITLTP encoded by the coding sequence ATGCGCATCTTCACGGCCCTGATACTGGCGGCCTGCCTTGTTCCCGCCGCCCAGGCAGTAGACGTCAATCCCCAACGCCGTACCATTCCGGATAATTTCATCAATCCCCCGGGCAAGCGCTACAGTATCTTCGCCGGTGACCCGGCGCGGGTGCAGCGGGCCAATGAAATCAATCTGAAAGATTTCAGCACGCAAGTTCAGATCGAACCGGCATCGCTGTCCCTCTCCAACCCGGTCAATGCCCAGGGCCAGGCCGTGACGGGATTCAAGGTCACCTTCAAGGTGCAGAACAACGGCAAGAAAAAATCCTATCCCCTCTCGTTCCCCGATGCCCAGCGCTACGATCTGGCGGTCAGCGGCCCGGACGATAGTTTGGTCTGGCTTTGGTCGGAGGACAAAATATTCACCCAAGAAGCCGACTCCCTCTTTATCAACGCCGGGGAATCCATCACCTACACCGAAACCATCCCGGTGGAGTCGCTGAAATCCAAGGCCAAGCCCGGGACCTACAAGGTCGTGGTCATCCTCTCGAACTATCCGGAACTCAAGGACAGCAAGGAAATCACCCTAAC